The following are encoded together in the Xiphophorus hellerii strain 12219 chromosome 3, Xiphophorus_hellerii-4.1, whole genome shotgun sequence genome:
- the psmc4 gene encoding 26S proteasome regulatory subunit 6B — translation MEDCVVVEKSPEELPSILSSRPQTGLSFLAPEPEDLEDLYTRYKKLQQELEFLEVQEEYIKDEQKNLKKEFLHAQEEVKRIQSIPLVIGQFLEAVDQNTAIVGSTTGSNYYVRILSTIDRELLKPNASVALHKHSNALVDVLPPEADSSIMMLTSDQKPDVMYADIGGMDIQKQEVREAVELPLTHFELYKQIGIDPPRGVLMYGPPGCGKTMLAKAVAHHTTAAFIRVVGSEFVQKYLGEGPRMVRDVFRLAKENAPAIIFIDEIDAIATKRFDAQTGADREVQRILLELLNQMDGFDQNVNVKVIMATNRADTLDPALLRPGRLDRKIEFPLPDRRQKRLIFSTITSKMNLSEEVDLEDYVARPDKISGADINSICQEAGMLAVRENRYIVLAKDFEKAYKTVIKKDEQEHEFYK, via the exons GAGGAGCTTCCCTCCATCCTGAGCTCCAGGCCCCAGACCGGCCTGTCCTTCCtggctccagaaccagaggaccTGGAGGATCTCTACACCAGATATAAG aagctgcagcaggagctggAGTTCCTGGAGGTGCAGGAGGAGTACATTAAGGATGAGCAGAAGAACCTGAAGAAGGAGTTCCTGCACGCccaggaggaggtgaagaggaTCCAGAGCATCCCTCTGGTCATCGGCCAGTTCCTGGAGGCCGTGGACCAGAACACGGCCATCGTTGGCTCCACCACAG GGTCCAACTATTATGTCCGCATCCTGAGCACCATCGACCGAGAGCTGCTGAAGCCCAACGCCTCGGTGGCTCTGCACAAGCACAGCAACGCGCTGGTGGACGTTCTTCCTCCGGAGGCCGACAGCAGCATCATGATGCTGACGTCAG ACCAGAAGCCGGACGTGATGTACGCAGACATCGGGGGCATGGACATCCAGAAGCAGGAGGTCCGGGAGGCCGTGGAGCTGCCACTGACTCACTTTGAGCTCTACAAGCAG ATCGGCATCGACCCCCCCAGAGGCGTCCTGATGTACGGCCCCCCCGGCTGCGGGAAGACCATGCTGGCCAAGGCCGTGGCCCACCACACCACAG CGGCGTTCATCCGCGTGGTGGGGTCGGAGTTCGTCCAGAAGTACCTGGGCGAGGGGCCGCGGATGGTGCGGGACGTCTTCCGGCTGGCCAAGGAGAACGCTCCGGCCATCATCTTCATCGACGAGATCGACGCCATCGCCACGAAGCGCTTCGACGCTCAGACCGGCG CTGACAGGGAGGTGCAGCGGATCCTGCTGGAGCTGCTCAATCAGATGGACGGCTTCGACCAGAACGTCAACGTCAAG GTCATCATGGCCACCAACAGAGCCGACACCCTGGACCCGGCGCTGCTCCGACCGGGTCGTCTGGACCGGAAGATCGAGTTCCCGCTGCCTGACCGCCGGCAGAAACGCCTCATCTTCTCCACCATCACCAGCAAGATGAACCTCTCAGAGGAGGTCGACCTGGAGGACT ATGTGGCTCGACCCGACAAGATCTCTGGAGCGGACATCAACTCCATCTGCCAAGAG gccGGCATGCTGGCCGTGCGGGAGAACAGGTACATCGTCCTCGCCAAAGACTTCGAAAAAGCTTACAAGACGGTGATCAAGAAGGACGAGCAGGAGCACGAGTTCTACAAGTAG